One Aspergillus oryzae RIB40 DNA, chromosome 2 genomic window carries:
- a CDS encoding uncharacterized protein (predicted protein), translating to MDTMIPQRPLPSKEALKQFYMHKTLTEIPKPAAVLDLAIIKRHCNSMLQTIQTLGVGFRAHVKSHKVSSISISQTSRNQATLFPKKKKKRTHRRNPHPKSPLPTNDNNEKTTELSRLQVGTSSPEINYVASTVLEIESLVPLLREFQSKGRKVNILYGIPLVPSQVSRLALAAAELGPDSVSVMIDHPDQIKFLDTFSRIAGFAAGVFLKVDCGYHRAGLPPRAMDKGGLFSKLEELEKTGAGRLVGIYSHSSLSYGGRNRGDALRHLRGEVEACLLALDSYAGVLPVDRELVVSVGATPQVVAAEAVAEGDDAELEELRKFLKEPDTGAFKGRVRVELHAGNYPLLDMQQMSTNAGGVRERFFDEVGAYVVAETCSVYNDGEREYPEALVAVGTLGMGREPCPSYKGWGVVGPWGLPTTPQRDRLYIDRISQEHSILRWESEDVAKKIPLSVGQTVKIYPNHACITGAMYGWYLVVDSSSDPDATKVVDVWVRWLGW from the coding sequence ATGGACACCATGATCCCACAGCGCCCCCTTCCCTCAAAGGAAGCCCTCAAACAATTCTATATGCATAAAACCCTCACGGAAATCCCTAAGCCCGCCGCCGTCCTAGACCTGGCCATTATCAAACGCCACTGCAACTCAATGCTCCAGACAATCCAAACCCTAGGCGTAGGCTTTCGAGCCCACGTCAAAAGCCACAAAGTaagttcaatatccatatCCCAAACTTCCCGTAACCAGGCCACCCTAtttccaaaaaaaaaaaaaaaaagaacccaCCGTAGAAACCCCCACCCCAAAAGCCCCCTCCCAACAAATGATAACAATGAAAAGACAACCGAACTATCCCGTCTCCAAGTCGGGACCTCATCACCAGAGATCAATTACGTGGCTTCCACAGTCCTAGAAATCGAGAGTCTGGTTCCCTTGTTGAGAGAGTTCCAGTCCAAAGGCCGCAAAGTCAATATCCTGTATGGGATCCCACTTGTCCCATCCCAGGTTTCCCGGTTGGCCCTTGCTGCGGCAGAGCTTGGACCGGACAGTGTTTCAGTGATGATTGATCACCCGGACCAAATCAAGTTTCTGGATACCTTTTCCCGGATTGCGGGGTTTGCGGCGGGGGTCTTCCTTAAGGTTGATTGTGGGTATCATCGGGCTGGATTGCCGCCGAGGGCGATGGATAAGGGGGGTTTATTTTCTAAgctggaggagttggagaagacggGAGCGGGGAGATTGGTTGGGATTTACTCGCATAGTAGTTTGAGTTATGGGGGACGGAATCGGGGGGACGCACTCAGGCATTTGAGGGGGGAGGTCGAGGCTTGTTTGCTTGCTTTGGATTCCTATGCCGGGGTTTTGCCCGTGGATAGGGAGTTGGTTGTCAGTGTGGGTGCGACGCCGCAGGTTGTTGCTGCGGAGGCTGTGGCCGAGGGGGATGAtgctgagctggaggagTTGAGGAAGTTTCTAAAGGAGCCGGATACGGGGGCATTCAAGGGACGGGTCAGGGTTGAGTTGCATGCGGGCAATTACCCGTTGCTGGATATGCAGCAGATGAGTACAAATGCGGGGGGTGTGCGGGAGAGATTCTTTGATGAGGTGGGTGCTTATGTGGTGGCTGAGACTTGCAGTGTTTATAACGATGGGGAGCGTGAGTATCCGGAGGCGCTGGTCGCTGTGGGCACTTTGGGTATGGGGCGTGAGCCTTGTCCGAGTTATAAAGGATGGGGGGTCGTTGGGCCTTGGGGCTTGCCAACCACCCCGCAGAGGGATCGTTTGTATATTGATCGGATCAGTCAGGAGCACAGTATCCTGAGGTGGGAGTCGGAGGATGTTGCAAAGAAGATTCCACTGAGTGTTGGACAAACTGTCAAGATTTATCCCAATCATGCGTGCATAACAGGTGCGATGTACGGTTGGTACTTGGTGGTTGACTCCAGTAGTGACCCCGATGCTACAAAGGTAGTTGATGTCTGGGTTAGGTGGCTGGGATGGTAA
- a CDS encoding uncharacterized protein (predicted protein), with the protein MAPFGETIAVIDKSGKVVSTSKQLFGVFSNAKNAYSARKAQFQSERNAIIAEREALKAIQNYTIDDAPSVASSRRSRSRHHSGRSHHARHYYDDDYEYEQDRGSVASRPDSYYDRPQDLVRRHTHHDIAMRGPEARPTTSRSKSDAHIDMDLAYGDYNPHVLTKAPPQQNQLQKIEDPELSGLVNRAQWLMEEANCVHHSATATIAHLQKNPDAMAAVALTLAEISKIASKMAPAALSSLKSAAPAVFALLASPQFLIAAGVGLTATIVMFGGYKIIKQMSGNGNEVSRGPDRGLGPRPGESVGMDDMVEINTECLSGVEMWRRGVADAADESIGTSVDGEFITPTAAMMSGIDVTTARMMRDPRFKFDDEESRASSHRSHRSRPPRSRAPTRLDERPESYVASKAPTKSFFGAIESPKQSSIEGTLPSSI; encoded by the exons ATGGCCCCGTTCGGCGAGACCATTGCCGTGATTGATAAGTCCGGCAAGGTAGTGAGTACG AGCAAGCAATTGTTTGGTGTTTTCAGCAATGCCAAGAATGCATATAGCGCCCGCAAGGCCCAATTCCAATCAGAGCGGAATGCTATTATCGCCGAAAGAGAAGCTCTGAAGGCGATACAAAATTATACGATTGACGATGCGCCCTCCGTCGCCTCTTCGCGGAGAAGTCGTTCGCGACACCATTCGGGCCGCAGCCACCATGCCCGGCACTACTACGACGACGACTATGAATATGAGCAGGACCGCGGTTCCGTTGCGTCGCGCCCGGATTCTTACTATGACCGCCCACAGGACCTAGTCCGTCGACATACCCATCATGATATCGCCATGCGGGGGCCCGAAGCTCGACCGACAACTAGTCGCTCAAAGTCAGATGCACACATCGACATGGACCTGGCGTACGGCGACTACAATCCTCACGTGTTGACCAAGGCTCCGCCACAACAAAACCAACTGCAGAAGATTGAGGACCCAGAACTAAGTGGTCTAGTAAACCGCGCACAATGGCTCATGGAGGAAGCCAACTGTGTACATCATAGTGCCACGGCCACGATTGCTCATCTTCAGAAGAATCCCGATGCCATGGCCGCAGTTGCACTCACCCTGGCCGAGATCAGTAAAATAGCCTCGAAGATGGCCCCGGCCGCACTTTCGTCGCTCAAATCGGCAGCCCCTGCCGTTTTCGCACTGCTTGCCAGCCCGCAGTTTCTCATCGCCGCCGGTGTTGGTCTCACTGCGACAATTGTCATGTTTGGCGGCTACAAAATCATCAAGCAAATGTCCGGTAACGGTAACGAAGTCAGTCGAGGACCAGACCGCGGGCTCGGCCCTCGACCGGGTGAGTCCGTCGGTATGGATGACATGGTAGAGATCAACACCGAATGCCTCAGCGGTGTTGAAATGTGGCGACGTGGTGTCGCCGATGCAGCCGATGAGAGCATCGGCACCTCTGTCGATGGTGAATTCATCACCCCAACTGCTGCTATGATGTCCGGCATCGATGTGACCACTGCACGCATGATGCGGGACCCTCGTTTCAAGTTCGACGACGAGGAATCGAGGGCATCATCTCACCGGTCTCATCGTTCACGCCCCCCAAGATCTCGCGCGCCTACCCGATTGGATGAAAGGCCAGAGTCATACGTGGCTTCCAAGGCACCGACTAAGTCCTTCTTCG GCGCCATCGAGAGCCCCAAGCAAAGCTCCATCGAAGGCACCCTCCCGAGCTCCATCTAG
- a CDS encoding glutamine amidotransferase subunit DUG2 (metalloexopeptidases), whose protein sequence is MDHTVLHESDSTSEIDEQTKTWESDPRSITTHLTDDDANDSNAMIECGIGHRVQASRSVLALVLDDDCVFAGLQGGDIVAWSLQTYELVLSVHAHQESVLDLHLSEDKELLFSSGGDSVVNVWSTRTFDRLYSIHSHHDVGDIFAVAYSSSLKTIYCAGQNTSIQWCDISQADAAATQLSAAHLSRRTHRFFDSRGPDGTRAPRPEAGADGSHSVTQGGQVLTFKRDHHRIFSHHGYVYTMLLVRGLVESAPSEEVLITGAGDGVVKLWSLDQDKTNAAPSQMAKLQNGDPVLSIAVDGSFLYCGLAGGALNIWNLDSHQLVKRITRHTGDLWAVDIIHGVAVCGDSNGIVKEVGSWAAHEGTMLASAAGRHKDRFIYASGGNDNTVGIWDLTDVSLKQNELPPINNDEMVNCLAKFVAFKTVSASPKFAGECNQGAAFLRRHCVYLGAKTKLLTTGKDTNPIVYARFNATSSEKIDKTILFYGHYDVVGADANLTKWKTDPYQLTSMDGFLYGRGVSDNKGPILAALYAAADLARQKALRCNVAFLIEGEEESGSQGFHETVRQHKEQIGSVDYILLANSYWLDDYNPCLTYGQRGVVHANLIVTSDHPDLHSGIDGSALLDEPLKDLTLLIGTLVGPKGRINLPDFRDRVLPLPEAEKQRYADIAQILLQQHPEITDRDALIDSLMHRWREPALTIHSIEVPGNSKSTTTTISRRAKASVSIRLVPNQEADDVAASLTMYAQEQFDLLESQNDLTVEITGKSDPWLGDPDNEMFETLAEAITAAWTPDRQGQKHQYPPVQRNLQDRTGETPPPPEPVPGPSDVRPIYIREGGSIPTIRFLEKEFSAPAANLPCGQASDNAHLYNERLRVQNLYKSREIFSYVFSRLPERERK, encoded by the exons ATGGACCACACAGTACTACATGAATCGGATAGCACATCCGAAATTGATGAGCAGACTAAAACCTGGGAATCTGATCCGCGCTCTATAACTACGCACCTCACGGACGATGACGCGAATGACTCCAATGCAATGATTGAATGTGGCATCGGCCACCGTGTTCAGGCCAGTCGGTCTGTCCTAGCGCTAGTCTTAGACGATGACTGCGTGTTTGCTGGTCTCCAGGGCGGAGACATTGTA GCATGGTCCCTACAGACATACGAGCTTGTGCTCTCGGTGCATGCTCACCAGGAAAGCGTTCTagatcttcatctctccGAGGACAAAGAgttgctcttctccagcgGCGGAGATTCAGTCGTCAAT GTGTGGTCGACGAGGACCTTCGATCGCTTGTACTCGATTCACTCCCACCATGACGTAGGTGATATTTTCGCAGTGGCCTACTCATCAAGCTTGAAGACGATCTATTGCGCCGGTCAGAACACCAGTATCCAG TGGTGTGATATCTCACAAGCTGATGCGGCTGCCACACAATTGTCAGCGGCTCACCTGTCGAGAAGGACCCATAGGTTCTTTGATTCTCGGGGTCCTGATGGCACTCGTGCTCCCAGACCGGAGGCGGGAGCGGACGGAAGCCATTCGGTCACGCAGGGTGGGCAAGTTCTCACCTTTAAACGTGATCACCACAGGATATTCTCCCACCATGGCTATGTATACACGATGCTCCTGGTCCGAGGGCTGGTTGAGTCGGCGCCATCTGAGGAAGTACTCATCACCGGTGCTGGGGATGGCGTTGTCAAACTTTGGAGTCTGGATCAGGACAAAACCAACGCGGCGCCGTCCCAGATGGCAAAGCTGCAGAATGGTGACCCAGTACTCTCCATCGCGGTTGACGGGTCATTTCTCTATTGTGGCCTCGCAGGTGGCGCATTAAACATTTGGAACCTAGACTCTCATCAGCTTGTTAAACGCATCACTAGGCACACCGGCGATCTGTGGGCGGTAGATATCATCCATGGAGTGGCTGTGTGTGGCGACTCAAACGGAATCGTCAAG GAGGTTGGTAGCTGGGCCGCTCATGAGGGAACAATGCTCGCGTCGGCCGCTGGTCGGCACAAAGACCGATTTATTTATGCTTCAGGAGGAAACGACAACACTGTTGGTATCTGGGATTTGACAGACGTGTCCCTAAAGCAGAACGAACTACCTCCTATCAACAACG ATGAAATGGTCAACTGCCTTGCCAAGTTTGTCGCTTTCAAGACAGTTTCAGCTAGCCCCAAATTCGCGGGCGAATGCAATCAAGGTGCAGCGTTTCTGCGAAGACACTGCGTTTATCTGGGAGCAAAAACGAAGCTTCTCACCACCGGGAAAGACACGAATCCAATTGTCTACGCACGGTTTAACGCAACTTCctcggagaagattgacaAAACTATTTTGTTCTACGGCCACTACGATGTTGTTGGGGCTGATGCCAACCTTACCAAGTGGAAAACGGATCCCTATCAGCTTACTTCGATGGATGGTTTCTTATACGGCCGCGGTGTATCCGACAACAAGGGCCCCATCTTGGCGGCTTTATACGCGGCTGCGGATCTTGCACGCCAAAAAGCGCTCCGATGCAATGTTGCTTTCCTCATCGAAGGTGAGGAAGAATCGGGTTCCCAGGGCTTCCATGAAACCGTTCGACAACACAAGGAGCAGATTGGTTCGGTGGACTACATCCTGCTTGCCAACAGTTACTGGCTGGATGACTACAACCCCTGCTTGACCTACGGACAACGTGGTGTCGTCCATGCGAACCTGATTGTAACTAGCGACCACCCCGACCTTCATAGCGGTATTGATGGAAGTGCACTGCTGGATGAACCGCTAAAGGACCTTACGTTGCTGATCGGCACTCTAGTGGGGCCTAAAGGCCGCATTAATCTCCCCGACTTCCGGGACCGAGTCTTGCCTCTCCCTGAGGCCGAGAAGCAGCGATATGCGGACATCGCGCAGATCCTTCTGCAACAGCACCCCGAGATTACCGATCGCGATGCCTTGATTGACTCACTTATGCATCGGTGGAGGGAGCCAGCCCTTACCATTCACTCCATCGAGGTGCCGGGCAATAGCAAGAGCACGACGACAACCATCTCACGCCGGGCGAAAGCCAGTGTATCCATTCGTTTAGTGCCAAACCAGGAAGCAGACGATGTTGCAGCAAGTTTGACCATGTATGCGCAGGAACAATTTGATCTCCTGGAATCGCAAAACGACCTGACGGTTGAGATCACGGGTAAATCCGATCCCTGGTTAGGTGATCCAGACAACGAGATGTTCGAGACTCTTGCGGAGGCTATCACAGCGGCCTGGACGCCAGACAGGCAGGGCCAGaaacatcaatatcctccagtTCAGCGGAACCTACAAGACCGAACG GGAGAAACGCCTCCCCCTCCCGAACCGGTGCCCGGGCCGTCCGACGTCCGtcctatatatatccgcGAGGGAGGATCTATTCCGACAATCCGTTTtctggagaaggaattcTCGGCGCCGGCAGCCAATCTTCCCTGCGGGCAGGCGAGCGATAATGCGCATTTGTACAATGAGAGGCTGCGCGTGCAGAACTTGTACAAGAGCCGGGAGATCTTTAGCTATGTATTTTCGCGCCTGCCGGAGAGGGAGCGTAAGTGA
- a CDS encoding uncharacterized protein (predicted protein): MLIKSTPPIHPNKATSHQPTMECPKTFSSSFFNTVLTPTTSSPRLPQTFPEPDYLNPTYNLTQNIPPIHPFTAPKTLPPIHTSDKHTITDRIKFASSLLSHPHYNPPLQTRLRLQEYKTLCNNLLSLTQPTTQTGLQAYKAWLQKRTASMQPGFQIKALHPKIHQIETDLKTKFLITEPLSTTPATTVLDLNLSFSKTDLQAFSNETLTLHLQVLLHRYKNFIPPSTKKEMDFFNPIRVLHYAPSLYHTHSHPTTNQPTWNRPFWTTINKYLTKELPTFNQLLTTTTPTSTLLNSVPVSLLFTRTCHDHNLDIVEMNHVLAHILSPDSIPLPEMDIGAFIRDRDPLGLAKRLKRDLSVVPGCGVESPLGRDLEVVFDVVGGLQEGFFELGRSRLLSVPRNWDGACVGGLDYGSLEREDDEVVDREKGGEEEVEEKRSTDEDDSEETEESEESEESEEDDDNDSDSDTLSNRDDAEVNNGARWSALLRKDIA, translated from the coding sequence ATGCTCATCAAATCTACACCACCAATCCATCCAAACAAGGCCACATCACACCAGCCTACAATGGAGTGCCCCAAgaccttctcatcttcattctTTAACACCGTCCTCACACCCACTACCTCCTCTCCCCGTCTCCCTCAAACTTTCCCAGAACCAGACTACCTCAATCCGACATACAACCTCACCCAAAACATCCCACCAATACACCCCTTCACAGCACCGAAAACACTACCTCCAATCCACACCTCAGACAAGCACACTATCACAGACCGCATCAAGTTCGcttcctccctcctctcccaccCACACTACAACCCACCTCTACAAACCCGCCTTCGCCTGCAGGAGTACAAAACACTTTGCAAcaatctcctctccctcacccaaccaaccacacAAACCGGCCTGCAGGCATACAAAGCATGGCTCCAGAAGCGTACAGCATCAATGCAACCCggcttccaaatcaaagcCCTCCACCCCAAAATCCACCAAATCGAAACCGACCTGAAAACCAAATTCCTCATCACAGAACCCCTAAGCACCACCCCAGCAACCACCGTCCTagacctcaacctcagcttctccaaaaCGGACCTCCAAGCCTTCTCCAACGAAACCCTaaccctccacctccaagtcctcctccaccgctACAAGAACTTCATCCCCCCAAGCaccaagaaggaaatggatTTCTTCAACCCGATCAGAGTCCTACACTATGCTCCCTCTTTGTATCACACCCACTCACACCCCACcacaaaccaaccaaccTGGAACAGACCCTTCTGGACAACCATCAACAAATACCTCACCAAAGAACTCCCCACCTTCAACCAACTCCtcacaaccacaaccccaacatccaCCCTCCTAAACTCAGTCCCAGTatccctcctcttcacccGCACCTGTCACGACCATAACCTGGACATCGTGGAAATGAACCACGTGCTAGCCCACATCCTCTCTCCGGATAGTATCCCCCTCCCGGAAATGGATATCGGGGCTTTCATACGTGACAGGGATCCCCTGGGACTAGCGAAAAGGTTGAAGAGGGATTTATCGGTTGTGCCGGGCTGTGGAGTGGAGAGTCCTCTGGGACGTGACTTGGAGGTTGTTTTTGATGTTGTGGGTGGGCTGCAGGAGGGGTTCTTTGAGTTGGGGAGGTCGAGGCTTTTGAGCGTTCCTAGGAATTGGGACGGGGCTTGTGTTGGAGGGTTGGACTATGGGTCTCTTGAGAGGGAGGATGACGAGGTGGTAGATAGAGAAAagggcggagaagaggaggttgaggaaaaaagaagtactgatgaagatgatagTGAAGAGACTGAGGAAAGTGAGGAAAGtgaagagagtgaagaggatgatgataatgattcCGACAGCGATACTCTCTCTAACAGAGATGATGCAGAAGTCAACAACGGCGCGAGGTGGTCAGCGCTTCTGAGGAAAGACATAGCGTGA
- a CDS encoding TAPT1 family protein (predicted membrane protein) yields the protein MPRRSRQLQPSPLNLLDDGFEAPVVSETPDATKRRSLGAEPHRNGSQVNGHSASHHRSPSQRTTNGDQKNAQYSLPPDQAFGMVFEHSQGPGGVNGNTPHRTSLVDVIDGPEVATVLNQWSGEVSPVRNQDTDRERVPKLSPAKIEELTSSPQSIPYRAADSEHSRRVVSDQTHASNSQTTSTDEASPLLNDIKFPPDHATKSRTNKEFTLDGGLARPPTSSTRHRSQSSRAVSTPTSARRQTLPSNERLAQTWASRSKHDRPSIGRGSESKHLNPAPEMSDSTLPSPMPPSIPLPPLSIPTYLQLELASGRPSPLYIHPSASSDFPYESSRVKLERLMNFFMLPPVLEQVFWFGILACLDSWLYSFTILPLRFVKALYILLESWMVNLGVEFRFLSGFIIKGVGRVWRRRNKISGDGTDEQRLVSEAEGRSRQESAGTERDVKTKAAEARRRCRSDTHHKYQHRRQKSIPSTLLPDDKADILKGLLMIATCAVLMYFDASRMYHWIRGQAAIKLYVIYNVLEVSDRLFAAIGQDVLECLFSREALERRPNGRSKVFRPFGLFLLALAYTVVHATALFYQVMTLNVAVNSYSNALLSLLLSNQFVEIKSTVFKKFEKENLFQLTCADVVERFQLWLMLTIIASRNIVETGAFNFIGNLGSSFTSQSTSTNSTPLSTPPRTMSSILPQSFTIVPSSIIASFSHVNSFLPTLAQVLGPFLVVLGSEMLVDWLKHAYIGKFNNTRPVIYKRFLDILTKDYYTNAFGDQNLTRRLGLPVIPLSCLFFRVSVQTYQMFLAALLPQHPSSTAVESTSLSSIYSHYVPAPIPSPPPLTLRTIVPASAAHMNAFFQQLLANTMPSPAQSVYIFTVVLILTGYVVLLIVKLLLGMVLLAYARSRYRAMKQRETEQSSHENSGPPRAREYAVEGSRRFGGWGVVEVNDDHRRWIYTDDLEGLRRLKAKEEKEKNSKEELNMDHVRRYEMVAKRIW from the coding sequence ATGCCCCGGAGATCCCGACAGCTCCAACCGTCACCTTTGAACCTGCTAGATGACGGCTTCGAAGCTCCGGTGGTCTCTGAAACCCCAGATGCtacgaagagaagatcttTGGGTGCAGAGCCACACCGAAATGGTTCGCAGGTCAATGGACACAGCGCTAGCCATCACCGGTCTCCAAGCCAGCGAACTACGAATGGCGACCAGAAGAACGCACAGTACTCCTTACCACCCGACCAGGCTTTTGGCATGGTCTTTGAGCACTCTCAGGGACCTGGCGGTGTTAATGGTAACACGCCCCATAGGACTTCTTTGGTAGATGTCATTGATGGACCCGAAGTTGCGACTGTCCTTAACCAGTGGTCTGGGGAAGTCTCTCCTGTCAGGAACCAGGATACGGATCGAGAGCGGGTTCCGAAATTATCTCCCGCCAAAATAGAAGAGCTCACGTCGTCACCTCAGTCGATTCCTTATCGCGCGGCGGATAGCGAACATAGTCGCAGGGTTGTTTCTGACCAAACGCATGCTTCAAACTCGCAAACGACTTCGACGGACGAAGCCTCGCCGCTATTGAACGATATAAAGTTTCCACCCGATCATGCCACGAAATCCCgaacaaacaaagaattcACTCTTGACGGAGGCTTGGCGAGACCGCCCACGTCGTCTACTCGACATCGTTCACAAAGCTCACGGGCCGTTTCTACCCCAACCTCTGCTCGACGACAAACGCTACCTAGCAACGAACGCCTTGCACAAACGTGGGCATCCCGCTCGAAGCATGATCGTCCCAGCATAGGCCGGGGATCAGAATCTAAACACCTGAATCCTGCACCAGAAATGTCCGATTCTACACTGCCTTCACCCATGCCACCGTCTattcccctccctcctttGTCTATTCCGACTTACCTACAATTAGAACTTGCATCGGGCCGACCTTCCCCCTTGTACATCCATCCCTCAGCCTCCAGCGACTTTCCGTATGAGTCCTCTCGCGTAAAGCTTGAGCGGCTGATGAACTTTTTTATGCTTCCGCCAGTGCTAGAGCAGGTCTTTTGGTTTGGAATACTGGCTTGCTTAGACTCATGGCTCTATTCCTTTACTatacttcctcttcgcttcGTGAAAGCTTTGTATATATTGCTAGAATCTTGGATGGTTAATCTGGGCGTCGAGTTTCGGTTCCTGTCCGGCTTTATCATTAAAGGCGTGGGAAGAGTATGGCGAAGGCGCAACAAGATATCTGGAGACGGAACGGACGAGCAACGCCTGGTTTCAGAAGCCGAAGGCCGGTCGCGACAGGAGTCAGCTGGGACTGAACGAGATGTGAAAACGAAAGCAGCGGAGGCGCGCAGACGGTGCCGCTCCGATACACATCACAAGTATCAGCACCGTCGACAAAAGTCCATTCCGTCCACATTGCTTCCTGACGATAAGGCGGACATTCTCAAGGGTCTACTAATGATCGCCACATGCGCTGTTCTCATGTATTTTGACGCGAGCCGAATGTATCACTGGATCCGAGGACAGGCTGCGATCAAACTCTACGTGATCTACAATGTGTTGGAGGTCAGTGACCGGCTATTTGCAGCCATCGGACAGGATGTGCTGGAGTGTCTTTTCTCGCGGGAGGCTCTGGAACGTCGGCCGAATGGACGAAGCAAAGTCTTCCGGCCGTTCgggctcttcttgctggcgTTGGCCTACACGGTAGTACATGCCACGGCGCTTTTTTATCAGGTCATGACGCTGAATGTGGCTGTCAATTCATACTCGAATGCTTTACTGTCTTTACTGCTGTCGAATCAGTTTGTCGAAATTAAGTCTACTGTCTTTAAGAaatttgagaaagaaaacttgTTTCAGTTGACTTGCGCAGATGTGGTGGAGCGCTTTCAGCTTTGGCTTATGCTCACCATCATTGCTTCGCGCAATATCGTCGAGACGGGCGCGTTCAACTTCATTGGCAACCTGGGCTCCAGTTTTACCAGTCAGTCGACGAGCACCAATAGCACACCGTTGTCGACGCCACCACGAACCATGTCGTCGATCCTACCGCAATCGTTCACGATTGTGCCTTCATCCATCATTGCGTCCTTCAGTCATGTGAATTCGTTTCTCCCCACTCTCGCCCAGGTCCTCGGGCCCTTTTTGGTCGTATTGGGATCCGAGATGCTTGTTGACTGGCTCAAACATGCATACATAGGCAAATTCAATAACACACGCCCCGTCATCTACAAGCGCTTCTTGGACATTCTGACCAAAGACTACTACACGAATGCCTTTGGAGATCAGAATTTGACGCGTCGGTTGGGACTTCCGGTCATCCCGTTGTCATGCCTCTTCTTTCGGGTTTCTGTCCAGACGTATCAGATGTTCCTGGCCGCTTTGTTGCCGCAACACCCTTCGTCTACGGCTGTGGAGTCGACATCGTTATCTTCTATCTACAGCCACTATGTCCCCGCTCCAATCCCGTCCCCGCCGCCGTTGACACTGCGGACGATCGTGCCAGCATCTGCGGCACATATGAACGCTTTTTTCCAGCAGCTCCTAGCGAATACCATGCCATCCCCAGCGCAGTCCGTGTACATCTTCACCGTCGTTCTCATTCTGACGGGATATGTGGTGTTACTGATCGTGAAGCTGCTACTGGGAATGGTATTATTGGCTTATGCTCGCTCCCGCTATCGAGCGATGAAACAGCGGGAGACAGAGCAATCGTCTCATGAGAATAGTGGCCCGCCCCGCGCACGAGAATATGCGGTAGAGGGCAGTCGTCGGTTTGGCGGGTGGGGGGTGGTGGAAGTCAATGACGACCACCGACGGTGGATTTACACGGATGATCTCGAGGGACTACGACGGCTGAaggccaaagaagaaaaggagaagaattcCAAGGAGGAGCTGAACATGGACCATGTTCGACGGTATGAGATGGTGGCCAAGAGGATCTGGTGA